CAGGCGTTCCATTTTCGTGGTGAATACGGCCCGTTCCAGTTTCAGCGGCACGAGTTCCGCCTGCACCGCCTTGTCCAGTCTGGCGGCGGTCTTGATCCGCGACTGGCTCAGATGTTCCGCCTTTTCGAGATAGCTTTTGCGCGCCTTGATAACGGCGGCGGTCAGCATCGAAATCGCTTCTGTCTGGTTGTCAATCAGCGCCAGCCGTTCCTGCATTTTCTGGCGGAGCGCGGGCAGCGCATTAGCATCGACGCGATGCTTGCGGGCGAGTTCGCGCAGGGCGAATAGCCGTTCCTCCGTCGTGCCGAGGCGGGCATCGTCGATTTCGATGGCATGCCCGGCGGCGTTCAGCGCATCGGACGCGGTTTCGACTTCGTCCAGCGCCCGGTCGAGCGCGGCAACGGCCTCGTCGAGTTGCCCGTCGGCGGATCCGGCGACCCGTTCCAGCCGCCGCAAGGCGTTCCGCAGAGATTCGGTGACCGCGACCCGCGGTTTCATGTCGGCCTGTGCGGCGTTGACCGCCTCAACCAGATGGCTCGCCTGCATCAGACGTTGCCGTTCGCGGCTTAGCGCCGCATCTTCATCGGGTCGCGGATCAAATTTGTCCAGTTCCTCCAGCGCGTGGCGCAGGTAATCCTCGTCCTGCCGCGCCTGTTCGGATTCCGTTTTCACCTGATCGAGTGCGCCGCGCGCATCACGCCAGGCGCGATAGGCCCGCGCGGTTTCCGCAGCCTGATCCTGTAATCCGCCAAAGGCGTCCAGCAGCGGCAGGTGAGTCGCCGGATCGAGGAGGCCCTGCTGCGCGAACTGTCCCTGTACCTCGATCAGCAGCGCGCCGACCTGCTTCATGAATCCCACGCTGGTCGCCTGGTCGTTGATGAATGCACGGGTCCGCCCGGCGGCATTCAGAGTGCGGCGCAGAATCAGGACATCATCCGACTCAATGCCATGTTCCCGCAGCAGGGCATGGACCGGATGGCTGGAATCAATCTCGAACGTCGCTGTAACAGTGGCCTCGCCGCCGTCCTGGCGCAGGAGACCGGTATCGGCCCGTTCCCCGATCGCCAGGCCGAGCGCATCCAGAAGGATGGACTTGCCGGCGCCTGTTTCGCCGGTAAAGACGCAGAGTCCCTTTTGGAAGGAGAGATCGAGTTTTTCGATCAGAACGACATTGCGAATGCTGAGCGTCGTCAACATCGAGGGATTATTTCGTCCAGTCCCACATCCAGCTGAGCCAGGACCCCTCTTTCAGGGCGGGTTGCAGATTGCCCTTGTCCAGCAGCGCGTAACTGTCTTCGTACCAGCTGCTGCCGGGGAAATTGTGACCCAGAACGGCAGCCGCCATCTGCGCCTCGTCTGTAATGCCAAGCGCCAGATAGTTCTCGGTCAGCCGCAGCAACGCTTCGGGAACATGCGTGGTTGTCTGGTAGTCGCGTAGCACGACGCGGTAGCGGTTGATGGCGGCCAGATTGTCGCCACGCTTCTGGTAATACCGGCCGACAGCCATTTCCTTGCCGGCCAGATGGTCGTGCACCAGGTCGATCTTGGCGCGTGCGTCCCGGCCATACTTGCTGTCCGGATAGCGCTGGATAACGTTGTCAAGGGCGGCCAGCGCCAGTTCCGTCATCTTCTGATCACGGCCAACATCTGAAATCTGTTCGTAATAACACAGGGCTTTCAGGTAATACGCATAGGGCGCATCGTTGTT
Above is a genomic segment from Alphaproteobacteria bacterium containing:
- the recN gene encoding DNA repair protein RecN; translation: MLTTLSIRNVVLIEKLDLSFQKGLCVFTGETGAGKSILLDALGLAIGERADTGLLRQDGGEATVTATFEIDSSHPVHALLREHGIESDDVLILRRTLNAAGRTRAFINDQATSVGFMKQVGALLIEVQGQFAQQGLLDPATHLPLLDAFGGLQDQAAETARAYRAWRDARGALDQVKTESEQARQDEDYLRHALEELDKFDPRPDEDAALSRERQRLMQASHLVEAVNAAQADMKPRVAVTESLRNALRRLERVAGSADGQLDEAVAALDRALDEVETASDALNAAGHAIEIDDARLGTTEERLFALRELARKHRVDANALPALRQKMQERLALIDNQTEAISMLTAAVIKARKSYLEKAEHLSQSRIKTAARLDKAVQAELVPLKLERAVFTTKMERLPEAHWYENGIDRASFTVATNPGETAGPIGRIASGGELSRFMLAIKVSLATMRAQPSLVFDEVDSGIGGATAHAVGERLRRLADQLQVLVVTHSPQVAARGADHLRVHKAMSSGRVTTGVERLSSAERHEELARMLSGAAVTEEARAAARRLMEGHVP
- a CDS encoding outer membrane protein assembly factor BamD is translated as MLFACVSVAACTIEEPAYVEQSVERLYNFGVDALQAGLYKDAISSFDEVERQHPYSVWATKAQLMSAYASYKRDDYDEAIVGVERFIELHPGNNDAPYAYYLKALCYYEQISDVGRDQKMTELALAALDNVIQRYPDSKYGRDARAKIDLVHDHLAGKEMAVGRYYQKRGDNLAAINRYRVVLRDYQTTTHVPEALLRLTENYLALGITDEAQMAAAVLGHNFPGSSWYEDSYALLDKGNLQPALKEGSWLSWMWDWTK